TGAGCTCTGACTCAGCGTTCGTATCGGGAAAGAAGGGTTTACCTGACCGGAATATTCCCTCTTCTAAGACCATTTCCAATCGATCAAAACCCTCACCTGTGCGTCCATTAACGGGTATGACCTCGATACCCAGAGTATCTGAAAGCTTGACGGCATCCGTGAGAAGTCCCTCGTTCTCTGCAAGATCACCCATATTGAGCAAGGCGATGGACGGTATCCCCAGATCGATGACCTGACTGAGAAGCAATAAACTCCGCTCCAAGTGAGCCGCATTGAGCACATGGATGACCCCATTTGGAATATCGGTACGCAAGCCCAATAGAACTTCTAGGACAATGCGCTCATCGGCTGAAGACGGATAGAGACTATAGCAACCGGGCAGATCCACGAGTTCCACCTCTACATCATTGAGCGAGAGGATACCACTCAATCGATCCACCGTCACTCCAGGATAGTTCCCTACTCGCTGACGTAATCCGGTCAAACGATTGAATATGGTGGACTTACCGCTATTGGGAGCGCCTGTGAATACGTATGTCTTCCGATCATCCAAGCTCAAAATCCCTTCAATCGATGAGTATATGGCTGAGCTCTTCTTGACGTAAAGCGAAGAAATTGCTTCCTATCTGGACAAATACGGCTCCTTTGAATGGAGAGGTACGAATGATCCGTATGGTCTTACCAGGTCTGACCCCGATCTCCAGCAATCGCAGTCCTTGCTCTTGATCGGTCAATTCGACTATGGAAGCACTACTCCCGATGGGGAGTTGAGAGGCATCGGTCATGGAGCAAAAATCGACATCATCAGACCTGGATAAGATACCTTAATCGCGGTATTTTCAGATCATGGCCTGAAGGACTCAGGACTCTGAGCGCGGATGAATTCCACACTCTTTCTCAATAATGGACTGAAGTTCACATCCGTTTCGATCTTAGGAACGGCTTTCCTATAGTCATGTATCAGCTTCTTCAAGATGGGGCTGGTCTCTCCCACTCCCCTGAATTCCATGGCCTGGGCCGCATTGAAAAGCTCTATCGCTAGGATCATCTCCAAGTTGCTGTAAACCCGCATGGCCTTGGTAGCAGCATTGGCCCCCATACTCACATGATCTTCTTGTCCCATGGAGCTGTCGATACTGTCCACTGATGCGGGTGTGCAGAGTTGCTTGTTCTCACTGACGATACTGGCAGCCGTATATTGGGTGATCATCAGGCCCGACTGCAGTCCAGACTTCTCGATGAGGAAGACCGGGAGCCCTCTCAGCCCTCCCAGGAGTTTATAGGTCCTGCGCTCAGAGATACTCCCTATCTCGGCCATAGCGATGGCTAAATGGTCCAATCCCAAGGCCAAGGGTTGACCGTGGAAATTCCCCGCAGAGATGATCAACTCCTTCTCAGGGAATATGGTCGGATTATCCGTGACCGAATTGATCTCTACATCTGTAGTCTTACGAATGAATGCAAGCGCATCATAGGATGCTCCATGTACCTGAGGGATACAGCGGATACAGTAGGGATCTTGAACATGTGATTTATTCCTTTCTATATGTCGACTTCCCTTCAAGAAGGCACGGACCCGTTCTGCAACATCTTGCTGACCTTCATGGGCTCGGACCTCATGTACTTCAGCCATGAATGGAGACAAGTGGCCGTCCAAGGCCTCAACGCTGAGTGCCCCAAGCAGATCGGCCCAATGGAACAGACGCTCACAATCATGCACGAGAAGCGCACAATGCGCTGACATGAATTGCGTACCGTTGAGCAGTGCCAGTCCTTCTTTGGAACGTAGATGGATCGGCTCTAGTCC
The genomic region above belongs to Flavobacteriales bacterium and contains:
- a CDS encoding ferrous iron transport protein A; translation: MTDASQLPIGSSASIVELTDQEQGLRLLEIGVRPGKTIRIIRTSPFKGAVFVQIGSNFFALRQEELSHILID
- the hutH gene encoding histidine ammonia-lyase; its protein translation is MILEIDRDLGIPELVHVLDHRGKIQLSDDAIARIQRCREFLDGYFSKSDEAVYGLNTGFGALHDVVIDKGDVNTLQENLVRSHACGMGEEIDSRVVKTMMLLKVQGLSLGYSGVQVETVQLLCEMFNRDIVPVIYSKGSLGASGDLAPLAHMSLPLIGEGEVRYKGDIMPSKDALSAEGLEPIHLRSKEGLALLNGTQFMSAHCALLVHDCERLFHWADLLGALSVEALDGHLSPFMAEVHEVRAHEGQQDVAERVRAFLKGSRHIERNKSHVQDPYCIRCIPQVHGASYDALAFIRKTTDVEINSVTDNPTIFPEKELIISAGNFHGQPLALGLDHLAIAMAEIGSISERRTYKLLGGLRGLPVFLIEKSGLQSGLMITQYTAASIVSENKQLCTPASVDSIDSSMGQEDHVSMGANAATKAMRVYSNLEMILAIELFNAAQAMEFRGVGETSPILKKLIHDYRKAVPKIETDVNFSPLLRKSVEFIRAQSPESFRP